The genomic window CATTGAACTCTTTCGTCTTTTTGTTCCACGACGGAGGAATTCTGTTCACCGTCGTATTCTTCGCTTGGGTCGGTTTGGAAATCGCGCTCCGCAATCACTGGAAAATCGTTCTTCTTCTTTTGCCGATCGTCTTCCTATTTATGCCCTGGACCGGAACGGGAGGAGTCGCCGCATTTTTCGTTCTGTGGATCATCACTTCCTCCAATCAACCGGCGAGACAATTGCACAAAGCGATCGGGGGAGGATTTAACCTTTTCTCGCTTCTCGCCGGAACCTTCGTGCTTTTTTACGCGTTAGTCGGAATTGCTCCGAATCTGCGCGGTCCCGAGTTCCGTTATGCGGAATTGAAATCGTATCAGTTGATGGCAAAGCGGGCCAATCTCGTTCAAAACGGAATTCGTTATCACGAATTTTCTTCCGGAGCCACCTGGGTTTTGGCGAGCCGAGCGCCGATCAACTTGCGCGCCTTCGTTCCCGCGGACAAAAAACTTTCCAAAGAGGACAAGGTTTACGTTCGTTGGGCGTTTCTCGGACCGGATTGGATCGAGATTCAATCCAAAACCCTTCCGTTGTTTTCGAGCGCAAGCGCGGTCGGACTCGCGGTTCCGGATCGAGCTAAGTATTTGAGAGCGGAAGTTCTTTCCGGTTCCTTTTTCGGAACCGGCGTGGAAGAGTTCGGGGTTTTTGCGGAAGACTTTGACGGCTTAAACCGAGTGCGCTGATCCCGGATGCGCGATCTGATGAATCAGGTTTTGCAGTTGTTGTTTGGCTCGAACCGAAAATCTCCAGATCAATAATTTCCAAGGCGGTTTTACGAAGATAAAGACGGCTCCGGGTTCGAACTCGGGATCGTCTTCGCGCACGTTCAACCAAACCGGAATCGCAAGAATATTAGGAAATTCTTTTCCTGCGACGTAGAACGTCACGTAAACTCGGTCTCCGATTTTCAAGGTCTTTTCGATCGGAGAATAAAATCCCTTTCCCGAAAGAGAATACGCCAAAGAATGATATTCCCGTTCTTCCTGAACGATGGATACGGCGATAAACAAAGGAATCCGTAATACTCTTTCCCGGAAGAATTTGGGATTGAGAATTCCTCGGAACAACGTCAACACACAAAGCCAAATCGGATAAATCAAAAACAAACCGATGAATTCCGAAGTCCGAATTCCTCCGAGCAATACGGGAATTCGTTCCGGAAACATTCGATAAATCGAATACAATACGGTCGGCACTACGATCAAAAAAACCGAAACCGCGATTTTCCCGCGGGAAAGATTTCGGAACAACGGAATCGGCGCGGTTTTCGAAATCTGATTCTGACTCGAACGCATCCAGGAATCGTATCGGGTAAATTTGGAAACCACCGTATAATCGTCCCGAAACAACCCGATGGATTGAAGCACTTCGATCGGAATCATGTTCTGGGAAACCGTAAGTAGATATTCCAAAATCAAAAATCCGGCCGCGAGAATGAACGGCAACAAGGTCACATAGTTTCCGTCTATGAGAAGAATATAATTGAACGTTCCGTGGAGCAGAAAACATCCGGCGAACGCATAAAACAAAATCAGAAAATTAAACGAAGAAGGGCGGGAATGATAGTATTGCATCACCGCATATCCGTATATTCCACCGGTAAACGTATGGATCGGAAGAGAAGTGACCGCGCGCAAGAACAAAGGCCAAAACTCTAGGATCGGGGCATAGAGAAGATTCTCCACAAGTCCGAAAGAAGCGCCTAACGTAAGTCCGAAATAAATCCCGTCCGAAGCGTTATACAAAGATTTCAATCCCTTGAAATACCAAAGGATCACGATGAGCTTCGGAACTTCTTCCAGTAAGGAAGATCCTTGAAAGGCCCGGTCGAAATAGGAATTCTCATCCAGATGAGTTTGAATGAACAACTCGGGGAAAATCGCAAGTCCGACCGTTAGAACTCCGGAAAAGATCGCGGATAAATCGAAACTGACTCGGTTCGGATGATAGTAGGTATTGCGGTAGAAAAACCAATAAAATCCGGCGGCGGAAACCGCCGTGCCGAATTTTACAAGGGCGAGGAAGAATTCTTCGAATCCTAAGAAAAGGAACATATTCCCTTTTAATATCGGAATATGCCCCCTCTCATTTGATCGATCAGGCTTGGGAAAGCGTCCTTCTTTTCAAAAGATACGCAGCCGTGGCGCCCGCAGCCATCAGAAGAACCGCGACCAAAATCGCGTTCTTTTTCACGGAGAGTAAAAGAAATCCCATCAGACCGGAATCGTCCGGAACCGGGAATACCTTCGCTTCGTTCGTGATATGTTTATACCATTCTTTATAAGAGGTTCCGTTGGAAGCCACCCAAAGATTGAATTCCTTGTAACCGGATTGGGATTCCTTGCGGATGTCAAAACCTTCGTACGGATACTTCCAAACTCCGGGAACGAGGATCGCCCAAGGGAAGCGGTTGGAATCCAAATACTTATCCGTTCCATCCGCGTTCTTATACAATCCCGGGAAGTGAATATCCTTTCCGGTGTTCGCTACCTTGATGAAGATATCGTACGGATAGTTTCCGAGTTTGGTTTTTTTCACGGGAG from Leptospira yasudae includes these protein-coding regions:
- a CDS encoding PrsW family glutamic-type intramembrane protease, coding for MFLFLGFEEFFLALVKFGTAVSAAGFYWFFYRNTYYHPNRVSFDLSAIFSGVLTVGLAIFPELFIQTHLDENSYFDRAFQGSSLLEEVPKLIVILWYFKGLKSLYNASDGIYFGLTLGASFGLVENLLYAPILEFWPLFLRAVTSLPIHTFTGGIYGYAVMQYYHSRPSSFNFLILFYAFAGCFLLHGTFNYILLIDGNYVTLLPFILAAGFLILEYLLTVSQNMIPIEVLQSIGLFRDDYTVVSKFTRYDSWMRSSQNQISKTAPIPLFRNLSRGKIAVSVFLIVVPTVLYSIYRMFPERIPVLLGGIRTSEFIGLFLIYPIWLCVLTLFRGILNPKFFRERVLRIPLFIAVSIVQEEREYHSLAYSLSGKGFYSPIEKTLKIGDRVYVTFYVAGKEFPNILAIPVWLNVREDDPEFEPGAVFIFVKPPWKLLIWRFSVRAKQQLQNLIHQIAHPGSAHSV